Below is a genomic region from Candidatus Bathyarchaeota archaeon.
GAATTTCAGGTGAAAATTCATTAGAGGATATTGAAAATGCAATACTCGAGAATAAGAAGATCTATAAATCAGCAATTATTATCGCTAATAAATTAGATATCAAAGTTGAACAGAATTCTAAGATACTAAAAGATAAGGCATTTAGAAAAATCCCTATTGTAGCGGTCTCTTGTGATACTAAAAAAAATACTGATGAAATTGGTAAATTGATCTTTAGATCTTTGGAAATAATAAGAATATATACCAAAGAGCCTGGAGGAGAAGCTTCTGTGGATATGCCATTTATTATGAAGAATGGCAGTTCAGTAATTAAAGTTGCAAAAGAAATTCATAGCGATCTTTTTGAAAACTTTAGATACGCTCGTATCTGGGGTTCAAGTAGCAAGTATCCAGGGGAGAAAGTGGGTAGAACACATACTTTGAAAGACGAGGATATTGTTGAAGTACATACTAAATAACAACATTGGTTACACAGACTAAATGTAAAGCTGAATCAAAAAGCTAAGAAATTTGGTAGAGATGAAGGAGAAAAACAAAAGAATAATTCTTGATGCTTTGAAGAAATTGGAAATACCATCAGAAGTTGAGGTAGTTCTTGAAAAGACCAAAAAAGCCCCTTTGCATGGCGTTTTTTCAATTTATGATTACAAAATTAGGGACAACAATCAAATAACTGATTTTAGGTATATTATTCGATACAAAAAATCCATTACATCCACAATTCTTAGGCAAGAATTGTGTCATTTAAAACTCTATTTGTCTGCATTACCCACCTTTCTTTCAAGCGGAAATCAGGAAATTATTAGCCAAATTTTAGACATTTTACATGAGGATTTTTACGTTGGCCTAATTTCCGCTTTGTTATTTCACGAAGATTATGCATCAAATTTAGAAAAGATACTAAAGAATGAACATGTAGAGGAACATTTCCATGAAGATGATAACTCAATTGCTTGGATGTTAAAAAATTGCATTCTAAACAAAGCGATCTGTAAATCAATTGGATTTGATGATTATTATCAGAGATTTCATACGAAATCGAATAAAATATTCAGTTTAATAGAACCTGATTTGAGTTCATATTTAAAAGAAATCGAAATGAACTTGGATAAGCTTCCGATTATCACAGGAGAATTAAGACCATTAAATTCTGAAGAGAGAGATGCTATAATAAGTTTCATGTTTTCTACTAATGAGATTGGAAAAAAAATTTTAAAGAAAATACATAATCATTAGATCTAAGCCTATTCAGTAACAGTAATCGCTTGTGTCGGGCATTGGATTTCGCAAGCTCTGCAGACTATACAAGCATCATTGTTCACAACCACAGCCTTTTGCTCACCCGAAACATCCTGCATCTCGAAAACGGCAACTGGACAAACACCTATACAAACACTATCTCCGTTACATTTTGCGTGGTCAACTTCGACTTTAACCATATTCAAACCTCCGAAATTGATTTGGCATATAGAATGCAAAATGAAGGTTAATATGTATTTCGGTCATAATTTCAGATCAATTTTGGAACTCTTTTTTTGCCTCCTCAATTATCTTATGATTATCAAATAATTCTACACAAGTCATAGCAATAGCTTTTGAGGCGGTTATCATAGATTCTAATCCACTTTTTGATACTATTGCTTCTGCAAATTCCCTTGAATGAAGCACAACATTTTTCGATCCAACTGATACAAATGGATGAATTGTAGGAACGACTTGACTTACATTACCAATGTCAGATGAACCTTTTCCTTCATGCTCTTGTAATTCTTCAATTTCCGAACCCAGATTTCTGAGGTTCTTTTCAAATATCCTAGACAACGTAATATTTGTTTTCATGCTTTCGAGCGAATTTGGAAGTATCTTAAAAGTCAATTTTGCTCCAGTTGCTGAAGCAGCCCCTTCAGCGCATGCTTTAATTCGTTTTAAGAGCAAGTCACTATATTCTCTATCAGCAGATCTTACATAGAAAAATGCTGCTGCTTTCTCTGGAACTATATTAGGTGCTTTACCACCATCAGTAACAATACCATGAATTCGATGATCTTGCCTCAAATGTTGCCGTAGTGCATTTATTCCATTAAAAGTCTGGATTACAGCGTCTAAAGCATTTATTCCCTTTTCAGGAGATGCAGCTGCATGAGCCGCCTTTCCTCTAAAGATAATTTCTATGGCATCCAAGGCTAGAAATTTTGCATCAATTGCATTTTTTGAGTATGGATGTATTTCGATAACAGCATCTATATTATCAAATACACCATTATTGACCATTTTTACTTTAGATTTCGAATCTTTACTACCTTTTGCAGTGCCTTCTTCATCTGGAGTGCCGATTATTATCAACTTGCCATCAAGATTTCTCATTACTTTTGATATTGCTAGAGCAGCAGCTAAAGTACTTATTGCAATAAAATTATGTCCACATCCATGCCCAATTTCGGGCAGAGCATCATATTCGGCTAATAAAGCTATGGTTGGGGATTCTGCATTGCCTTCAAATTCTCCTTTAAAAGCCGTCTCTATTTTCATGAAACAATTCTCAATTTTGAAACCATTCTTTTCAAGCTCCGATGTTAGAAGCTTTGCAGCTTTGTACTCCCTTAGACCTAATTCTGGATTTTGATGTAATTTCTTAGATAGTTCGCAATATCTTTCCTTTCCCTTATCGATTTCATTTGTGACGACTTTCCTTATTTCAGACAACAATTTTGATCCACCAATGAATACGAATTATCATTCTAAAATAGGCAACTCGAATACAAGAATACTGGATTCAGTATTAATTATATATATTGCAGACTGTTGGCATACCAGTAATCTTATATTATCCTTCAAGCATGTTTTTTCTCCAAAAAGGTTTGATATCTATGCAAAAAGACGAAAAATATGACGTATCAAGAAGAAGCTTTCTAAAGACTGTTGGTACTGCAGTTGTTGGCTTGGCAGTAGGTGCAGGGGTTGGCTATGGAGTTTATCCAACAATCAATCCATCTGGAGCTGAGAAGACAGTCACTGTAACCACTGGAGAAGGACCAGGAGGAATCACTTCTATTCCAGTTGAAGGTAAGGAGCCCCATGAAAGATTAATGAACGCAATGAAATTTGTGGCTGAAAGAGATGACTTAAAAGGAAAGAATTTAGTGCTAATGCATCCTGGAGGAGGTTCAGCATCTTACGATGCAGTTAAAGATGAATTTGAGAGCGAAACAGGTGTGATATTCGAGCACTCTGAAGTGCCTTTGAATGAGATATTTGATAAGGCAATGTTGGAGGCGGTCAGTAAAGCTGGGGAGTACGATCTATTTAGTATACAACCTATGATGATTGCTGATATGGCTGAATCTGGATTAATAACTCCTCTTGATGATTATGTAAAATGGTTTGACAATCGTTTCCACGGAATGCCAGACGGGTATGTATATCCACTTGATCATATAATGGCAGAGTATGAAGGAAAAATATATGCGGCTGTACAAGATGGCGACATATTTCTGAACTACATTAATACCGATATGCTTAATGATACCACTGAGCAAGATGGTTTTGAACAACAATACGGATATCCATTAATGGCCCCAAAAACTTGGGAAGAATACATTCAAATGGGAGAGTTCTTCAATAGACCTGATGAAGATAGATATGGGATTACTGAACTAAGGAGTGCTGAGAGAGGTTACATCAAGTGGTTTGGATATTATTCATGTCGCAAATATCCAAGCATGTTACCATTTGATGAAGATATGAATGCTTTGCTTAACACAGAAGAAGGGATAAAGGCGACTGAATTATTCCTTGAAGCCCTAAAATACATGCCTTCTGAAACTCCATCATGGGATTTCCAGCCTGTTAATTATGCTTTTGCCAGCGGTAATGTTTTCCTGAACTACAACTTCCCATCGGCTGCTAACTTTTTTAATACTCCTGACACCTCGAACATAGTCGGCCGTTATACAGTAGACGTCGTTCCAGGTGCCTATGTTGAAGGACCTGGTGGCAAAGAAATTTTGCTCAGACGAACAGTTCAAGGTGCTGGTTGGAGTATTCCTGTTAGTAACTATTCTAAAATGAAGGACTTTGCTGCACTCTATGCTATGTGGCTAACTAGCCCTGAGAAAGCAGTTATCGCATCTTCTGCAAAAGCCTCTTGGATGGACCCATGTAGGTATAATCAGCTTGGACCTAATGCTGATCCCAGGGAACAGGCCGCAAGAGGGGCTCGAACACTTGAAGTCACCTTGACTTCTGCACAAATAACCGTTCCAGTTATTTGTGGAGTTAGAGGTGGTTTTGAGTATAACACTACACTTAGCAGGAACTTGCATGCAACTCAGTTGGGTACAATGGATGCAGCGGAATGTATGGAAAGAACCGCTAAAGAATGGGACGAAATAACAGACCGGATCGGACGGGAAGAGCAAGTAGCAGCCTGGATCGATTACATGAAGTATTATCCAACTGCGATTTTGTAGGCATAAAAACCTAAATCTTTTATATATCCCCTCTATTTTTTTTATGAAAATTTGGTGAATCAATATGGCAGGTCTGCGCGACTGGATTACAATACCTGATAAATTTAAGAATCTATTAATAATGCCAGTTCAATTTACTATGAATATTGTAGCTATGCCGGCATTCGCATTAGCATGGTATGTAGGTTTTACTAATTGGTCTCCTGCAGCTGGAGATTGGTGGGAGGCTAATTTTGTGCTATTTGATAACTTTATCAAATTGGCAGGTGATCAATATTTTATAGGTGCAATTCTTAGGACATTGTTAATTGTCGGTATTTGTGTCCCAATAGAATTTGCACTAGGCTTTTTATTAGCATATGTACTTTCAGGAGACTTTATTGGAAAGAAAGCTGTCATAACAATAATTCTTGTTCCTATGATGGTAGTTCCTGCAGTAGGTGGTTACATATTCTATTTAATGTTCCTTGAATATGGACCAGTTAATGCACTTTTGAGCATAGTTACAGGAACAGATTTTAGAATCGCATGGTTCAATCAACCGATTACTGCACTAATATCAATAATGCTTACGGACATTTGGCAGTGGACCCCATTTATGTTTCTTATATTCATATCAAGTATGCTTGCACTACCACAAGATCCTATTAATGCCGCTTATGTACTGGGTGCATCTCGTGGATATACCTTTAGACGTGTAATGTTACCTATGTTGAGAACTCCAATCATGATAGCATTAATTCTTCGATCAATAGAAGCTTTTAAGATATTCGATTATGTTTACATGATGACAAAAGGTGGGCCAGGGTATACAACACAGACGATATCGATGTATCTCTACGAATGGGGATTCAAGTATATCCGATTTGGCTATGTTACGGCTGCAAGTCTTTTAATATTCATAACAATGGCGATCATTGGATGGTACGCTTCCAAACCTTTGAGGGGTGTCAAGTAGAAATGGTCAAAAAGAAAACTAGTGAAAGAATTGGTTCATTAACTAGATATATTGTAGCTTTAGGGGCCATATTTTTTGCGCTATTTCCTGTATTTTGGATGGTAGGTATATCTTTAAAGCCACCTGATGAATGGATTACACGTGAAGTAATTTGGTTCCCACAAAATCCAACTATAGATAACTATTTACCACTCTTCTTCACAGCTGAGCAATTAGGTTTGTTTGTTTGGACAGCTGTATCACAAACAGCAGTGAAATCCATCCAAAATAGTCTAATTGCTGGTTTAGGCGGCACTGCAGTAGCTCTATTCATTGGTACTACAGCCGCTTATGCGATGTCAAGATACAAAGCTGGCGGAAACTTCATGCCATACTTATTCCTGACTTTTAGGATGTTACCTCCAATGGCGATAATAGTTCCTTTAGTAATATGGTTCACTACTCTTAACATGATTGACAATATAGTGGGATTGATATTATTGTATGGCCTATTTCCGATGCCATTTGTCGTATGGTTAATGAGGAGCTTTTTCGATGAAATTCCAGTTGAGATAGATGAAGCAGCCCTCATAGACGGTTGTACACCACTACAAACCTTTGTTCAAGTTATCTTGCCACTAGTTAGAGCTGGTTTGGCTGTTACAGGCTTATTTATATTCATACTAAATTGGAGCGATCTGTTAGTCGCATTGACAATGACTCGTAAAGAAGCTATTACAGCAACAGTACAACTAGGTAGTTATATGGCTGAGACAGGACAGTTATATGGAGTAATGGCAGCTCTTGGAATTATATTGCTTGTTCCGCCAGTTATTATGGGATTGGCTATTCAGAGATATCTTGTTAGAGGATTCACATTCGGCGCCATTAAAGGCTAAACTCTAATCTTTTTCCAAATCTAATTTTTTTAATAATATTAACAGAATTTAGTAAAGTTATCTTTACTATAATGATCTGTAGATAATAAGCAGTCAGTTAAAGTATTTTTATAAATTAATTCCTAGAGATTTCATTTTGGTTAAAATTTAAGTGAATTACATATGCCACGACGGGGTCCATATATAGATACAGAAAAGCAAGATTTTGAAATTCTTAGACATCTGAGTTCTAGTAGAAAGATAGGGTTTAACGAATTATGGAGAATGTTAAAACAAGACGATATTGGTATGAGTTATTCTACCCTATCAAGGATATTGAAGAGACTACTTAATGAAGAATATATTGCAGTTACTAAAGAAACAATTAGCCAGAAGATCCCAAGACATCTTTACTACAAAACAAAATCAGGAATCGAATATCAACAGCATCTTGAGGATAAGATTAGATTATTTGAATTTCCAACACGAAAAATTGTGAAAGTCCATAAAAGTGAAATAAAGTTTAATCAGGAAATATTAGGAGAAATACCTTACACTTGCGAGATACAACTTTCATCTCCAAAATTAACTAAAGAAAAAGAAGAAGAGATATCAAAACTAATAGAGACCTCCAGTGATATATTAATATCAAATATTGCGGAGTCTTTGAACAAGGCATACTCTGATTTTATATCTCTACTAGGAAAAGGTGAAATTGAAGATGGGATTAATCATCTTAAAAAGGCCCTTTCTTTTAATTTAAGACTGACAATTCTATTTGATGGTTATAGAGTTGCGATTAGTAAAGATTGGCTCAAAAAAGTTCAGCAAGAGTTAGAAGATTTGAATATACCAGATGCAATAAAGAGTCCATCAGATATGGAATTGTTAAGTAGCTGGATATATGGATTAATAAGCCAGATTTTTCATCCTGATGATTTCCAATATGATCTATCCAATCTAGATGGATGGTCTAAATTCATAACTGATTGCACTAATAAATGGAGAAAGGAAAAAAGCATTCCTGCTTTAGAAGAACAATCAGTAAAGGAGTTCCTTGAAGAACAAGTTGAAAAAGGGGCAATATCAATTAAGCCCATTAATGTTTCCTCAGGCATACTCCAATTTCATGAAAAAATTCCTGATTTACATATGGATGAATCCTACTCATTTTTATTGGGTTTAATATCTAGTTTAAAATCTATGGCTGAAAATGTAAACTAGTTATTGCTAAAACTCTTAGAATCGTTCAAGAATATCTTCTTTTTCCATTATTCTACTACAATAATGGCATTGCATAATAAGAGGTTCACTTTTTCTGACATGGAACATAGGTTCTAATGGTTCTCTTGAATTAGAAATACAAGAGGTATTATTGCATTTTACTATGCCCTTAATTACTTTAGGCAAATTCACACTTTTTTTATCTACTACATCATACTCTCTGATTATGTTAATGGTAGCATAAGGAGAAATCAAAGCAATTTTATCAGCATCTTTGGGTTTTAGCTCCCAGTCCTCAATTTTCACCATATCCTTTTTGCTAAATTTTTTACTTGGAACATTCATCACAATACATAATACGTGATTCTCTTTCCCAGTTATTTTAAGAATTTTAAGAACGTCAAGAGCATATCCAGAACTTATATGATCTATTACTGTTCCATTCCGAATTTTCTTTGCATATAATTCAACCTTACGTAACAAATGAATTCACAAATAGGTAGGTATGTTAAACTTTAAAAAAGCCACGCATCTTAAAAACTTTCTTAATTATCTAAATCATTTTTATTAATTAATTAGATTTTTGGAGAATTTGAACAAATGAATTTTGAAGGAAAAGATATAGTATCTATTAAGGACTTTTCAAAACCAGACATTGAATATTTAATGTCTATAACTGATATGATGGAAGCGATAGCCCGAGGCGGTTCTGAAATGCTGAAAGGTAAGATATTGGCTACACTGTTCTTCGAGCCAAGCACTAGGACAAAGTTGAGTTTCGAATCTGCAATGTATAGGCTTGGAGGAAATTGTATAGGTTTTGCTGAATCAAGTTCAACATCAATAGAAAAAGGGGAGAACTTAACAGATACAGTAAAGGTGGTAGAAAATTATGCAGATGTATTGGTAATAAGACATCCGCAAGACGGGGCCGCTAGACTTGCAAGTGAATTCTCAAATATACCTATAATCAATGCTGGCTCAGGTTCTGAAGAACATCCCACCCAAGCCTTATTAGATCTGTATACTATTAAAAAAGAATTCAAAAAAATAGATAAACTTACTATAGCTCTTGTTGGAGATTTAAGATATGGTAGGACTGTTCATTCTTTAGCTTATGCACTATCTCTCTTTGATACCAAATTATATTTAGTATCTCCTGAATTATTAAAAATGCGGGAAGAAGTTGTTGGAGAAATAAAAGATAAGATTGAAGTCGAAGAAGAAAATAATTTGAAGGAAATTCTCCCAGA
It encodes:
- the pyrB gene encoding aspartate carbamoyltransferase → MNFEGKDIVSIKDFSKPDIEYLMSITDMMEAIARGGSEMLKGKILATLFFEPSTRTKLSFESAMYRLGGNCIGFAESSSTSIEKGENLTDTVKVVENYADVLVIRHPQDGAARLASEFSNIPIINAGSGSEEHPTQALLDLYTIKKEFKKIDKLTIALVGDLRYGRTVHSLAYALSLFDTKLYLVSPELLKMREEVVGEIKDKIEVEEENNLKEILPELDIIYMTRIQKERFPDLSEYEMVKGTYQLTQDDLKNVKRKAIVMHPLPRIDEIAFDVDSTHHARYFKQTWYGLLVRMALLSLILGGLE
- a CDS encoding TGS domain-containing protein: ISGENSLEDIENAILENKKIYKSAIIIANKLDIKVEQNSKILKDKAFRKIPIVAVSCDTKKNTDEIGKLIFRSLEIIRIYTKEPGGEASVDMPFIMKNGSSVIKVAKEIHSDLFENFRYARIWGSSSKYPGEKVGRTHTLKDEDIVEVHTK
- a CDS encoding extracellular solute-binding protein, with the translated sequence MQKDEKYDVSRRSFLKTVGTAVVGLAVGAGVGYGVYPTINPSGAEKTVTVTTGEGPGGITSIPVEGKEPHERLMNAMKFVAERDDLKGKNLVLMHPGGGSASYDAVKDEFESETGVIFEHSEVPLNEIFDKAMLEAVSKAGEYDLFSIQPMMIADMAESGLITPLDDYVKWFDNRFHGMPDGYVYPLDHIMAEYEGKIYAAVQDGDIFLNYINTDMLNDTTEQDGFEQQYGYPLMAPKTWEEYIQMGEFFNRPDEDRYGITELRSAERGYIKWFGYYSCRKYPSMLPFDEDMNALLNTEEGIKATELFLEALKYMPSETPSWDFQPVNYAFASGNVFLNYNFPSAANFFNTPDTSNIVGRYTVDVVPGAYVEGPGGKEILLRRTVQGAGWSIPVSNYSKMKDFAALYAMWLTSPEKAVIASSAKASWMDPCRYNQLGPNADPREQAARGARTLEVTLTSAQITVPVICGVRGGFEYNTTLSRNLHATQLGTMDAAECMERTAKEWDEITDRIGREEQVAAWIDYMKYYPTAIL
- the pyrI gene encoding aspartate carbamoyltransferase regulatory subunit encodes the protein MLRKVELYAKKIRNGTVIDHISSGYALDVLKILKITGKENHVLCIVMNVPSKKFSKKDMVKIEDWELKPKDADKIALISPYATINIIREYDVVDKKSVNLPKVIKGIVKCNNTSCISNSREPLEPMFHVRKSEPLIMQCHYCSRIMEKEDILERF
- a CDS encoding ferredoxin family protein; amino-acid sequence: MVKVEVDHAKCNGDSVCIGVCPVAVFEMQDVSGEQKAVVVNNDACIVCRACEIQCPTQAITVTE
- a CDS encoding sugar ABC transporter permease, whose product is MAGLRDWITIPDKFKNLLIMPVQFTMNIVAMPAFALAWYVGFTNWSPAAGDWWEANFVLFDNFIKLAGDQYFIGAILRTLLIVGICVPIEFALGFLLAYVLSGDFIGKKAVITIILVPMMVVPAVGGYIFYLMFLEYGPVNALLSIVTGTDFRIAWFNQPITALISIMLTDIWQWTPFMFLIFISSMLALPQDPINAAYVLGASRGYTFRRVMLPMLRTPIMIALILRSIEAFKIFDYVYMMTKGGPGYTTQTISMYLYEWGFKYIRFGYVTAASLLIFITMAIIGWYASKPLRGVK
- a CDS encoding M20 family metallopeptidase is translated as MSEIRKVVTNEIDKGKERYCELSKKLHQNPELGLREYKAAKLLTSELEKNGFKIENCFMKIETAFKGEFEGNAESPTIALLAEYDALPEIGHGCGHNFIAISTLAAALAISKVMRNLDGKLIIIGTPDEEGTAKGSKDSKSKVKMVNNGVFDNIDAVIEIHPYSKNAIDAKFLALDAIEIIFRGKAAHAAASPEKGINALDAVIQTFNGINALRQHLRQDHRIHGIVTDGGKAPNIVPEKAAAFFYVRSADREYSDLLLKRIKACAEGAASATGAKLTFKILPNSLESMKTNITLSRIFEKNLRNLGSEIEELQEHEGKGSSDIGNVSQVVPTIHPFVSVGSKNVVLHSREFAEAIVSKSGLESMITASKAIAMTCVELFDNHKIIEEAKKEFQN
- a CDS encoding carbohydrate ABC transporter permease; the protein is MVKKKTSERIGSLTRYIVALGAIFFALFPVFWMVGISLKPPDEWITREVIWFPQNPTIDNYLPLFFTAEQLGLFVWTAVSQTAVKSIQNSLIAGLGGTAVALFIGTTAAYAMSRYKAGGNFMPYLFLTFRMLPPMAIIVPLVIWFTTLNMIDNIVGLILLYGLFPMPFVVWLMRSFFDEIPVEIDEAALIDGCTPLQTFVQVILPLVRAGLAVTGLFIFILNWSDLLVALTMTRKEAITATVQLGSYMAETGQLYGVMAALGIILLVPPVIMGLAIQRYLVRGFTFGAIKG